The DNA segment GCATGACGCTAGTTGTGCTGGAGCCGTCCTTGAAATACCACCCTGGTATGTTTGATGTTCTAACCTCAGCCCATTATCTGGGCCAGGGACAGTGTCTGGTGGGTAGTTTGACTGGGGCGGTCTCCTCCCAAAGAGTAACGGAGGAGCACGAAGGTGGGCTAATCACGGTCGGACATCGTGAGGTTAGTGCAATGGCATAAGCCCGCTTAACTGCGAGACGGACAGGTCGAGCAGGTGCGAAAGCAGGTCATAGTGATCCGGTGGTTCTGAATGGAAGGGCCATCGCTCAACGGATAAAAGGTACTCCGGGGATAACAGGCTGATACCGCCCAAGAGTTCATATCGACGGCGGTGTTTGGCACCTCGATGTCGGCTCATCACATCCTGGGGCTGAAGTTGGTCCCAAGGGTATGGCTGTTCGCCATTTAAAGTGGTACGCGAGCTGGGTTCAGAACGTCGTGAGACAGTTCGGTCCCTATCTGCCGTGGGCGTTGGATGATTGAGTGGGGTTGCTCCTAGTACGAGAGGACCGGAGTGAACGAACCGCTGGTGTTCGGGTTGTCATGCCAATGGCACTGCCCGGTAGCTAAGTTCGGAAAAGATAACCGCTGAAAGCATCTAAGCGGGAAACTTGCCACGAGATGAGTCATCCCTAGGACTATAAGTCCTCTGAAGGGCCGTTGAAGACTACGACGTTGATAGGTGGGGTGTGTAAGTGTAGTGATACATTGAGCTAACCCATACTAATGACCCGAGAGGCTTAACCATACAACACCCAAGTGGTTTTAAGCTAAGAGCTTGTTTGATTGATTGAACGAACTAGATAAAGAAACGAATTTAGAGTCAGCTTTCTGATTTAACCGAATATGCCTGGCGGCAATAGCGCGATGGAACCACCTGTACCCATGCCGAACACAGAAGTGAAACGTTGTAGCGCCGATGGTAGTGTGGCATTCGCCATGTGAGAGTAGGACACTGCCAGGCTCCTAAATTGATGTGAAGACCTTGACTGGGTGACAACGGTTGAGCGAGCATAGAGAGAAAAGTGCGGAGTGGTAGTTCAGTCGGTTAGAATACCGGCCTGTCACGCCGGGGGTCGCGGGTTCGAGTCCCGTCCACTCCGCCAATATTTTGAAAAGCCCTGAGCATTCGCTCAGGGCTTTTTGCTATGCGGGCTACAGGAGCAGATATGCGAATACTGGTCGTGCGAAATGATAAGATTGGCGATTTTATGCTGGCTTGGCCCAGTTTTGCTATGTTAAAGCAGTCTTGTGATTGTCATATCACGGCTTTAGTTCCTAATTATACTGCTCCGTTAGCACACTTATGTCCTTGGATTGATAGCGTTATCATTGATCCGGGAAAGAACGCATCTAAAGAACAGCAAACGTTGTTATTGACACAGGTTAAAAGTCAATTTGACGCGGCTATTACACTATTTTCAACCGGACGAATTGGTTGGTTATTATGGCGAGCTAAAATTCCTTACCGTTTGGCTCCGGCAACGAAGTTGGCTCAACTTTTTTACAATCACCGTTTGATGCAGCGACGATCTCTCTCAGAAAAGCCAGAATATCAGTACAATCTTGACCTGATTCGTCTTTTTTTAGCTGATCATCAATGGAATATTGTTGAGCCTGAAGCACCATATTTAGTTTTTCCAAGAGAGCTATTGTCACAAGTTCGCTTGGAAACAGCTCAGGCATTAAATATCGTAGCCTCATCATCGTGGGTTATGGTGCATTGCGGTAGTGGTGGGTCGGCAAATAATTTATCAGTGGCGCAATATGCTGAACTGGTTGTTTGTTTATATAAATATCATCCTGGACGCCATTTTTTGTTAACTGCAGGCCCAGGGGAAGAAGAAAAGACCAATGAATTAGCAGAACTGCTACGAAATATGGGTGTTCCAGTTACAGTTTATGTTTCTCGTGATGGTTTAGTTCGTTTTGCTCAGGTATTGGCGAATGCAGAATTGTTTATTGCTGGCAGTACCGGGCCATTGCACATGGCTTCTGCGCTGGATGTTCCAACGGTTGGTTTTTTTCCCCAACGCCGTTCTGCGACACCTCTGCGTTGGCGGCCATTGAATAGCGAAGGGCGTCACTTAGCTTTTTCTCCGCCAGAAGGTGAGTTCAGTGAACAGAATATGGGGCTGTTGAATATGCCTCAATGTGCCGATGCCATCCGACTTTGGTGGTGTGGCTGGATGCATTAACTTCTTCTGGCGGTAAACATTATTTGCTCTGTTTATTTTGATTACGTAACCACAGATCAGCATATTTCACAAAAGTGGAATGTGCTGATAAGACGGAAAGTAAAAAGCCTGCTTTACCATCGAAAAAACCCGCCCGTAGGATATACATCCGGCTAAAGCAGCCAAGAGCATGTAGTATGCCTTGTAATAAACTGCTACTTTTTCCCTTGGCCTCTCTACCATCGGCCCATGCTTTTGCATACCGAGCTGATTTCACCAGATAATGTTCCAAATCTTTGTAAGGGATATGTACCAGATCACCTTGTAAAGGCTGAAGCTGCATACTGGCAGTAATCTCTACTTTTTCATGCACTAATGCTGCGTTGTAGCTGGTTAATTTGGTCGGATATAAACGGATCACGCGATCTGGATACCAGCCGCAATGGCGAATATAACGACCAAAAACCCAGTTCAGTCGGGGGATGGTATAGGCTGTATTACGATCTGGCTGTTGCAAGACGGCTTTGATGCTTTGTTGTAGTTCAGCTGTGACTCGTTCGTCGGCATCTAGCCAGAAGCACCAATCGGCGGTGACGCGTTGCTGAGCCATTTGGCGTTGGCGGCCATAACCTTGCCAGATTGGCTCTATGTCATAGCGGGCATTAAATTCAGCGGCAATTTCTGCGGTGTTATCACTGCTGCCGGAGTCGAGAATAATAATTTCATCCACCCATCCCGCAACTGATTGTAAACAGGCGCGCAGATTTTCCCCTTCATTTTTGACAATTAATACAGCGGCAATCGTTGCGTTAGTCATGCTTGGTCTCGTCTGCTAGTGGATAATCGCCAAGTAGCGTATCAAACGCAACTTTAACCTGTTCAATGCTGATTTGTTGCATAGCTTGGTCATCTTTGAGGCGGGTACGCCAAGCCAATTCAGACAGTGACCTACCAGTTTGTTGCGTGATGAGTTTTTCATAAACACTGACGACATACTGCCGACAGTGATAAGGACCAGTACGTTGTGGATTATGATGCGCATATAAACCAAGCACTGGCACTCCTACTGCGGTTGCCATATGTGTGGGGCCAGTATCGGGTGCTAAGACCAGATGAGATTGCTTTATGAGTGCCATTAGCTGTTTTAGATTGGTTTTTCCAATCAAATTCCGCGGTGTATTTTGGCATTGGCTGATTATTTCTTGCGCCATGACTTGTTCGGCTGCACTTGGTCCACCGCACAGGAAAACTTGCAGACCTTTGTTGGCTGCATGGTCTGCAAGTGTGGCATAACCGGCCGTCGTCCAGTTTTTAAATGCTTTACTTGCAGCGGGGCTAATCAGCAGGGTTGGTTTGCCATTAATTTGTTTTCGAGCCCAATCATCATCGATGTCTGAGGTAGGGATAAACCATTTAGGTGTCAGATCACGAATACCCAGTTCTTGTGCAAAAGCCATAAAACCATCAAGTACATGAGGGGATTCAGGCGATTTCACTTTGCAATTGGTGAAATATTGCTGGCCATCACCTGCGCGTTGTTGATCAAAACCTAACACGGTTTTGGCTCTGATCCCCAATCGCAATAAACTGGCGCGTAATGCACTTTGCATATGCAATAAGGCATCAAACCGGATATGTCGTAGTTGGCGCCAGATTTGCCAATATCCGCGAAAACCTGCTTTTTTATCAAACGGGATCACATCAATACCGGGTAGATCACTCAGTAATTGTGCTTCTAATTTGCCCATGATCCAGACAATACGGGTCTGCGGCCACTGACGTTGGATGGCTTGCACCATCGCAACAGCATGAACACAGTCGCCAATGGCAGAAAGACGGATCAGGCACAGGGTTTTCGGTGGCACAGAAAAAAGAGGCATAGCTGGACTGAACAAATTAACGATGGCGTATTATGCGGATCACGATAAAAATTGTAAAACAACAAACCAGATATGAAACACTTCTCTGTAAAAGATATCTGCGTGATTCACCTCTGTTTTTTCTTATCTTTAGTCTACCGGGGGGCACATTATTTAAATAAACATGGCACAATCGTTACTTAATGTGCATTTGTGTTTTTTATGAAAACCGCAGTAAAGGGATCAAGTGTTGTGAGATATTTGGTAGTGCAGACCAAACAAATCGGTGATGTATTGGTATCTACGGCACTGTGCGATAATTTAAAGAAGAATGATCCCACCAGCGAAGTGCATTATCTGGTGATGGATTATTGTGCTGGAATGGCACAAGGTGATCCCTATATTGATAAGTTGATCATCATTGATAAATCACAGCGTAATAACTGGCGTTATCTCTGGCGCTTGATGATGCAATTACGTCAGCAGCACTATGATGTCGTCATTAATAGCCAGGGACAAATGATTGGATTACTGACCTGTTTGTTCAGTGGTGCTAAGACGCGCATTGGTTTTGATTCTTTTCCATGGCGGTTAGGACATAACCGGGTTGTCCGTTTTGGTTTGGATACCGAACATCAAGGTAATTGTTCTATGCTGGATGATCGGTTTTCATTATTGAAACCGCTTAAGCTGGCGAAAGAAGATCGTAATTATCATCTCTGGTTGTCAGATATTGAGAAGGTGCTGGCGAAGAAAACATTATTAGCTGCCGGCATTGAGCTGCAACGCCCACTGATTGCATTAGGTGTTAATTCTTTGGGGAGCTATAAACGCTGGCCCATCGATTATTTTGCTCAATTAGCCCAATGGCTGATTGAACAATACGGTGCTCAGATTTTGGTGTATGCAGCACCGAATGAGCGAGACTATAACTGTCAATTACGTCACTTATTACCTGCTCATTTACAAGCCATGGTATTTGATCGCATCGATACGGCTTCTATCCGGGAATTGGCCGGATTACTGAGTCATTGCCAATTATTTGTGGGCAATGATACTGGGCCCCGACATATTGCGCAGGCACTGGATATCCCGTTACTGACTATTGTGGCGCCTACCGGAGCCAAAAGCATCGCCAATCCGCTAAACCATCCCCGTTTTCAAGCAATTGATGTATGGGATGTGTTGGGTGAACAGCAAAAACAGCAACTGTTACCGACATTACAACGAGATGGCTCTGATCAGGAATTGTTTCGTCAATTGACACCGAAAAATGTTATTCCAGTTGTTACTGCATTGATTGATAAACAATGCCGGATAACAAAGGCTTGAGTAAATTAGACCTATTGTTATCCGTTCAATGATCTATTTCAGCGCCGATAATGCGTGCCAAACTTGATTGGGATGTAGTTCCTTTAGACATTTAAGATGGCTGTATGGACATTCCCGTTTAAAACAAGGTCGGCACTCTATGTCAGTATGTACTATTTGCACCTTTTGGCTGAGCGGCGGTGTGTAGCCTGGCGATGTAGAGCCATAAACGGCAACTAGCGGTGTGTTGACTGCCGCGGCAATATGCATCAGACCAGAATCATTACTCACTACTTTTGTACAAGCAGCCAAGAGATCAATGGCTTCAGTCAGACTGGTGTTTCCAGCTAATAAATGACAATGCGTTTGCAACTCTGCGGGCAGATTTTGTCGAATAGTGTTGGCTACCGGTTGATCTTTTTGAGAGCCAAATATCCATACTTCGCCACCGTCGGCAATCCATAGGTTTGCTATCGCTGCATAATGCTCTTCTGGCCAGCGTTTTGATGGCCCAAATTCAGCGCCTGGGCAGAGGCCCAGAACTGGTTTATCCAAGTTAACGCTTAATCGAGACATTGCTGCATGTTGCTGCGCTTTATCTACCTGTAATGCGGGATAAGGGATCTCAAGGATGTCTTTTTCGGAGCGCATTTTCTGGCGAGCAAATGCCAACGCGATGTAACGTTGCACCATCAACGGGAATGCTTTTTTATTATTCCGTAAGTCGTTCAGCAATCCATACCGACTTTCGCCTTTCCAGCCTGTACGTTTAGGTATTTGAGCAAAGAGTGGGATCAGAGCTGATTTCAGTGAATTGGGTAAGACAATAGCCTGAGTATACTGGTTTTTTTTAAGCTCACGCCCCAGTCTCCAGCGAGCCGATAATTTGAAATCTCCATGGCCTAGCGGCATTTCGATGGCTTGATCGACCTGTGGCATACGGGCCAGCAAAGGTAGACACCAGCGTGGCGCCATGACATGGAGTTCCATATCGGGTTGCTGCTTTTTTAAGGTGATATAGAGACTTTGCGACATCACCATATCGCCGACCCACGAAGGGGCGATTAAGAGGGTTTTCATGTGCCTAATTATTCCGAAATGCGCCCGTCAGCCAAGAGCTTTGCTGATAATTGGGGTTATCTAAATCTGAAAAATTCTTTTTGCCACTCATATATGTAGCCCGCAATGCCTTTCCCCTTCGCCTTGAGGAAAACAAGGTGTTTGGAGTGTTTCCAGCTGTGCTGAAACCAGTGTGTCATATAGCGATCTTGTGGCGGAGAAAAATCGATGGGTTCACCCTGATAACTATAAAAAAAGTGCTGCGGTGCCAGGAAAATCCGATCAAAAACATACGGACTTTGTTCTGTCACAAGTTTAGTCATGATTTCAGGTCCCATATAGAGGGGAGAAGCCATGATCTCTTCTTCATAAAATCGAATCAACGTGGTTAAGGTTTCTGAATTTTTTCGTGCATATATGGTGGCTGTGCCTAAACGCTCGCCTTCTTCGTAGCCGACGCAGAAATCAACATTCTGGAAAAGCGGGAATGGATCTGCATTTATAGTGACGTCAGTGTCAAGATATAGCCCGCCTTCTTCCGCCAGAATTTTAAGTCGTAAATAATCGGTGACGAACGCGAATAGCCCTTTTTCATAGCATTTTCTGGCAAACGTGCAGCTATTTATCCACTCTTTTATTTTGGGATCATTATCTGACCAGAGTTTATAGTTGTAGCCTTGCTTTCTCCAGTCATCAATACACACATGAGCCAGTAATGGTAGCTTTTCTCCCAGCCAGATAGCGTGGATTTTTTTCTCCGCAAAATTGCCCATAACTAACGTTGATTTTTGATATTCCATATAAGCATTCTCATAAACCGGTAGAAACGATACAACTCTCTTGTCAATTTAAAAGGAAGTGGAACTTTTTTTAGTGGTACCCGGTTTTGGATGTCACTTCCCATATCGCGTGGACTGTATATAGCATAAGGTATAATGCCTGCACACAAGAGACCGGTGCGATAAGATTCACCAATATAATTATCGAC comes from the uncultured Tolumonas sp. genome and includes:
- a CDS encoding glycosyltransferase family 2 protein, with amino-acid sequence MTNATIAAVLIVKNEGENLRACLQSVAGWVDEIIILDSGSSDNTAEIAAEFNARYDIEPIWQGYGRQRQMAQQRVTADWCFWLDADERVTAELQQSIKAVLQQPDRNTAYTIPRLNWVFGRYIRHCGWYPDRVIRLYPTKLTSYNAALVHEKVEITASMQLQPLQGDLVHIPYKDLEHYLVKSARYAKAWADGREAKGKSSSLLQGILHALGCFSRMYILRAGFFDGKAGFLLSVLSAHSTFVKYADLWLRNQNKQSK
- a CDS encoding glycosyltransferase family 9 protein, yielding MPLFSVPPKTLCLIRLSAIGDCVHAVAMVQAIQRQWPQTRIVWIMGKLEAQLLSDLPGIDVIPFDKKAGFRGYWQIWRQLRHIRFDALLHMQSALRASLLRLGIRAKTVLGFDQQRAGDGQQYFTNCKVKSPESPHVLDGFMAFAQELGIRDLTPKWFIPTSDIDDDWARKQINGKPTLLISPAASKAFKNWTTAGYATLADHAANKGLQVFLCGGPSAAEQVMAQEIISQCQNTPRNLIGKTNLKQLMALIKQSHLVLAPDTGPTHMATAVGVPVLGLYAHHNPQRTGPYHCRQYVVSVYEKLITQQTGRSLSELAWRTRLKDDQAMQQISIEQVKVAFDTLLGDYPLADETKHD
- a CDS encoding glycosyltransferase family 9 protein is translated as MRILVVRNDKIGDFMLAWPSFAMLKQSCDCHITALVPNYTAPLAHLCPWIDSVIIDPGKNASKEQQTLLLTQVKSQFDAAITLFSTGRIGWLLWRAKIPYRLAPATKLAQLFYNHRLMQRRSLSEKPEYQYNLDLIRLFLADHQWNIVEPEAPYLVFPRELLSQVRLETAQALNIVASSSWVMVHCGSGGSANNLSVAQYAELVVCLYKYHPGRHFLLTAGPGEEEKTNELAELLRNMGVPVTVYVSRDGLVRFAQVLANAELFIAGSTGPLHMASALDVPTVGFFPQRRSATPLRWRPLNSEGRHLAFSPPEGEFSEQNMGLLNMPQCADAIRLWWCGWMH
- the waaF gene encoding lipopolysaccharide heptosyltransferase II translates to MKTLLIAPSWVGDMVMSQSLYITLKKQQPDMELHVMAPRWCLPLLARMPQVDQAIEMPLGHGDFKLSARWRLGRELKKNQYTQAIVLPNSLKSALIPLFAQIPKRTGWKGESRYGLLNDLRNNKKAFPLMVQRYIALAFARQKMRSEKDILEIPYPALQVDKAQQHAAMSRLSVNLDKPVLGLCPGAEFGPSKRWPEEHYAAIANLWIADGGEVWIFGSQKDQPVANTIRQNLPAELQTHCHLLAGNTSLTEAIDLLAACTKVVSNDSGLMHIAAAVNTPLVAVYGSTSPGYTPPLSQKVQIVHTDIECRPCFKRECPYSHLKCLKELHPNQVWHALSALK
- a CDS encoding glycosyltransferase family 9 protein, translating into MRYLVVQTKQIGDVLVSTALCDNLKKNDPTSEVHYLVMDYCAGMAQGDPYIDKLIIIDKSQRNNWRYLWRLMMQLRQQHYDVVINSQGQMIGLLTCLFSGAKTRIGFDSFPWRLGHNRVVRFGLDTEHQGNCSMLDDRFSLLKPLKLAKEDRNYHLWLSDIEKVLAKKTLLAAGIELQRPLIALGVNSLGSYKRWPIDYFAQLAQWLIEQYGAQILVYAAPNERDYNCQLRHLLPAHLQAMVFDRIDTASIRELAGLLSHCQLFVGNDTGPRHIAQALDIPLLTIVAPTGAKSIANPLNHPRFQAIDVWDVLGEQQKQQLLPTLQRDGSDQELFRQLTPKNVIPVVTALIDKQCRITKA
- a CDS encoding glycosyltransferase produces the protein MEYQKSTLVMGNFAEKKIHAIWLGEKLPLLAHVCIDDWRKQGYNYKLWSDNDPKIKEWINSCTFARKCYEKGLFAFVTDYLRLKILAEEGGLYLDTDVTINADPFPLFQNVDFCVGYEEGERLGTATIYARKNSETLTTLIRFYEEEIMASPLYMGPEIMTKLVTEQSPYVFDRIFLAPQHFFYSYQGEPIDFSPPQDRYMTHWFQHSWKHSKHLVFLKAKGKGIAGYIYEWQKEFFRFR